A single Dermacentor variabilis isolate Ectoservices chromosome 9, ASM5094787v1, whole genome shotgun sequence DNA region contains:
- the LOC142558032 gene encoding palladin-like, with amino-acid sequence MFPKTYRASTLYVLLATLSWCYARALEDGGTDDFRIGAAPRTTPSLAHPASAKRRVPRRSPPRSSVDAQPDIQPFAFSKNAALGHRTSVACFATGGSEPFHFRWTHNGHAVVDEATRHVKGPAANMATLVFDKLVAEHLGNYTCTVSNARGSSSYTAELVVEGGFPEEAL; translated from the coding sequence ATGTTTCCCAAAACCTATCGCGCGAGTACACTTTACGTACTGTTGGCGACTCTGTCTTGGTGCTACGCTCGTGCGCTGGAAGACGGAGGGACCGACGACTTCCGCATCGGAGCGGCGCCGAGAACCACGCCGTCGCTCGCACATCCCGCGTCGGCGAAGCGGCGAGTCCCGAGGCGATCTCCGCCACGGAGCAGCGTCGACGCCCAGCCGGACATTCAGCCGTTCGCCTTCTCGAAGAACGCGGCGCTGGGCCACAGGACGAGCGTAGCCTGCTTCGCGACGGGCGGGTCGGAGCCGTTCCACTTCCGGTGGACGCACAACGGACACGCCGTCGTCGACGAAGCCACGAGGCACGTCAAGGGGCCCGCGGCGAACATGGCCACGCTGGTCTTCGACAAGCTGGTCGCCGAACACCTCGGCAACTACACTTGCACCGTGAGCAACGCCCGCGGATCCAGCAGCTACACCGCGGAGCTGGTGGTCGAAGGTGGGTTTCCCGAAGAAGCACTATAG
- the LOC142557884 gene encoding SPEG neighbor protein-like → MAPAGTEAWALLLTVLIGLLRVVQASSDKPRIQPLAFPEIVNLGEEVTVTCAAAFGRKPFQFVWTKDGRPMVSSKTKYSRVIVDNVAVMTIERVGAEDVGNYTCTVSNDFGSDSATAPLLVDGPPEVHPFFFSKNVALGAEAVVNCAVIGGDGPFEFRWSLNGEHLRTSASKYVEAVSDKIVALTIQKVAPDDVGNYTCTVSNGAGSDSFTATLVVKVSGR, encoded by the exons ATGGCACCTGCTGGCACAGAAGCGTGGGCTTTGCTTCTGACCGTACTCATCGGCCTTCTTCGTGTCGTCCAGGCTTCTTCGG ACAAGCCCCGGATCCAGCCTCTCGCCTTCCCCGAAATCGTGAACCTAGGCGAGGAGGTGACGGTCACGTGCGCTGCTGCGTTCGGGCGTAAGCCTTTCCAGTTCGTCTGGACGAAGGATGGCAGGCCGATGGTCAGCAGCAAGACCAAGTATTCGCGCGTCATTGTCGACAACGTGGCCGTGATGACGATCGAGAGGGTTGGCGCCGAGGACGTGGGCAACTACACGTGCACGGTCAGCAACGACTTCGGCAGTGACAGCGCGACAGCGCCTCTCCTCGTGGACG GACCACCGGAAGTGCACCCGTTCTTCTTCTCCAAGAACGTGGCGCTCGGTGCCGAAGCAGTCGTGAACTGCGCCGTCATCGGCGGCGACGGGCCTTTCGAATTCCGATGGTCGCTCAACGGCGAACATCTGAGGACGTCGGCGTCCAAGTACGTGGAAGCAGTGAGCGACAAAATCGTGGCCCTCACCATCCAGAAAGTTGCTCCGGATGACGTCGGCAACTACACTTGCACGGTGTCCAACGGGGCCGGGTCGGACAGCTTCACCGCGACACTCGTCGTCAAGG tttcgggacgttaa